One genomic segment of bacterium includes these proteins:
- a CDS encoding sulfatase, whose amino-acid sequence MLILLLIAGVGTLLAIRGHRASQRGHADGAAPPSILLIGIDTLREDLVGPSASGAPSRTPHLDALACDGVRFEQCLSTAPWTLPSFASIFTGLRPYRHGAVGGERDYLSERHTTLAEHLSRAGYATTGFAGINYLTAQFGMDQGYVSPPPRATDLAGLDQAGSITRLTGDFFAQHRDGPAFVFSHYFDPHAPYAPPPPWHRKYYLGNECRPGEPLTARIMSSEGFRGENAGRGMYDWLAGVTDPAFPVAQYAAEVDYVDDHVGRLVARLKELGLYERMLIIVVADHGEHLGEHGFYYTHYLPYQETIHVPLIVKLPGSAGAGRVVATPVSTVDLLPTALEVAGIAVPDTLDGESLAGLLLGNAKPPRRDLLAEQGSDPERFCKTLVAWPWKIMLFREDGRERTALYDLVADPGETRDLSADFPDDAARLAERLRATYDPATPLGRGAAGVRANLGKSDIRLLESLGYVHKPPATAAGEG is encoded by the coding sequence GTGTTGATTCTGTTGCTGATCGCGGGTGTCGGAACGCTGCTGGCGATCCGCGGGCACCGCGCGTCGCAACGCGGCCACGCCGACGGCGCCGCCCCGCCCAGCATCCTGCTGATCGGCATCGACACGCTGCGCGAGGACCTGGTCGGCCCCTCCGCTTCGGGCGCCCCGTCGCGCACCCCCCACCTGGACGCCCTGGCGTGCGACGGCGTCCGTTTTGAACAGTGCCTGTCGACGGCGCCCTGGACCCTGCCCTCCTTCGCCTCGATCTTCACCGGCCTGCGGCCCTACCGCCACGGCGCCGTCGGCGGCGAGCGCGACTACCTCTCGGAGCGGCACACGACCTTGGCCGAGCACCTCTCGCGCGCCGGCTACGCCACGACGGGGTTCGCGGGGATCAACTACCTGACCGCCCAGTTCGGCATGGACCAGGGGTACGTGTCGCCCCCGCCGCGCGCGACCGACCTCGCGGGGCTGGACCAGGCCGGCAGCATCACGCGGCTCACCGGCGACTTCTTCGCGCAGCACCGGGACGGGCCCGCCTTCGTCTTCAGCCACTACTTCGACCCGCACGCGCCCTACGCGCCGCCGCCCCCCTGGCATCGCAAGTACTACCTGGGCAACGAATGCCGGCCGGGCGAGCCGCTCACCGCGCGCATCATGTCGTCCGAGGGGTTTCGGGGCGAGAACGCCGGCCGCGGGATGTACGACTGGCTGGCCGGCGTCACGGACCCGGCGTTCCCGGTCGCCCAGTACGCGGCCGAGGTCGACTACGTCGACGACCACGTGGGCCGGCTGGTCGCCCGGCTGAAGGAGCTCGGGCTCTACGAGCGGATGCTGATCATCGTGGTCGCCGACCACGGCGAGCACCTCGGCGAGCACGGCTTCTACTACACGCACTACCTGCCCTACCAGGAGACGATCCACGTCCCGCTGATCGTCAAGCTGCCCGGCAGCGCCGGCGCCGGGCGCGTCGTGGCGACGCCCGTCTCCACCGTGGACCTCCTGCCGACCGCGCTGGAGGTGGCCGGGATCGCCGTGCCCGACACCCTGGACGGCGAATCGCTCGCCGGCCTGCTGCTGGGCAACGCGAAGCCGCCGCGTCGCGACCTGCTGGCCGAGCAGGGCTCCGACCCCGAACGGTTCTGCAAGACCCTCGTCGCCTGGCCCTGGAAGATCATGCTGTTCCGTGAGGATGGGCGGGAGCGGACCGCGCTCTACGACCTCGTCGCCGATCCCGGCGAAACGCGGGACCTGTCGGCCGACTTCCCGGACGACGCCGCGCGTCTCGCCGAACGGCTGCGCGCGACCTACGATCCGGCGACACCGCTGGGCAGGGGGGCGGCGGGCGTTCGCGCGAACCTCGGCAAGTCCGACATCAGGCTGCTGGAGTCGCTCGGCTACGTCCACAAGCCGCCGGCGACCGCCGCCGGGGAA
- the kbl gene encoding glycine C-acetyltransferase yields MAFATGTRESYQQELTAIREAGLFKEERFIRSPQGADIEVEFPAGAPGKKVINLCANNYLGLSSHPDVVEAARRGLDARGYGMSSVRFICGTQDIHRQLENKLTEFLGTEDTLLFPSCMDANAGVFEAVLTDQDVMIADRLVHASIVDGMRLCKAATDTYKHSDMKHLEQKLEEHQDKRRRLIITDGVFSMDGDLARLDEIVALAEKYDAMVFVDESHASGFIGKTGRGTHEHCGVMGKIDIVTTTLGKALGGASGGCVSGRRELVELCRQRARPYLFSNTVAPVIVSGAIKVLDLISGTTERRDKLEWNTKYWREGLQKIGLDIKAGDSPIVPVMLYNAKLAQDVARDLYAEGIYVVGFFFPVVAKGQARIRTQLSAAHDQSHLDRGLAAFAKVGAKYGILGLGKNEIIEKYGT; encoded by the coding sequence ATGGCATTCGCGACCGGGACCAGGGAGTCCTACCAGCAGGAGCTGACGGCCATCCGCGAGGCGGGCCTCTTCAAGGAGGAGCGCTTCATCCGCAGCCCGCAGGGCGCCGACATCGAGGTCGAGTTCCCCGCCGGCGCGCCCGGCAAGAAGGTGATCAACCTCTGCGCCAACAACTACCTCGGCCTGTCCAGCCACCCCGACGTGGTCGAGGCGGCGCGGCGCGGCCTGGACGCGCGCGGCTACGGCATGTCGTCGGTGCGCTTCATCTGCGGCACGCAGGACATCCACCGGCAGCTCGAGAACAAGCTGACCGAGTTCCTGGGCACCGAGGACACGCTGCTGTTCCCGTCCTGCATGGACGCCAACGCGGGCGTGTTCGAGGCCGTGCTGACCGACCAGGACGTGATGATCGCCGACCGCCTGGTGCACGCCTCCATCGTCGACGGCATGCGCCTGTGCAAGGCGGCCACCGACACCTACAAGCACTCGGACATGAAGCACCTGGAGCAGAAGCTCGAGGAGCACCAGGACAAGCGGCGCCGGCTGATCATCACCGACGGCGTCTTCTCGATGGACGGCGACCTCGCCCGCCTGGACGAGATCGTCGCGCTGGCCGAGAAGTACGATGCCATGGTCTTCGTCGACGAGTCCCACGCCTCGGGCTTCATCGGCAAGACCGGCCGCGGCACCCACGAGCACTGCGGCGTCATGGGCAAGATCGACATCGTCACCACGACGCTGGGCAAGGCCCTCGGCGGCGCCTCGGGCGGCTGCGTCAGCGGCCGGCGCGAGCTGGTCGAGCTGTGCCGGCAGCGGGCCCGGCCCTACCTGTTCTCCAACACGGTCGCGCCGGTCATCGTCTCGGGAGCCATCAAGGTGCTGGATCTGATCTCCGGCACGACCGAGCGCCGCGACAAGCTGGAGTGGAACACGAAGTACTGGCGCGAGGGCCTGCAGAAGATCGGCCTGGACATCAAGGCCGGCGACAGCCCCATCGTGCCGGTGATGCTCTACAACGCGAAGCTCGCCCAGGACGTGGCGCGCGACCTCTACGCCGAGGGCATCTACGTGGTGGGCTTCTTCTTCCCGGTGGTGGCCAAGGGCCAGGCGCGCATCCGCACGCAGCTGTCGGCCGCGCACGACCAGAGCCACCTCGACCGCGGCCTGGCCGCCTTCGCCAAGGTCGGCGCCAAGTACGGGATCCTGGGCCTGGGCAAGAACGAGATCATCGAGAAGTACGGGACCTGA
- a CDS encoding acyl carrier protein, with product MDERKQTILDYVVSEYLEEDDDRVIGEDTPLITGGIVDSFSMVSLKRFLEKKYGIQIPDAEASPEAFDTVNRIAALVERFKKS from the coding sequence ATGGACGAGCGCAAGCAGACGATCCTGGACTACGTGGTCAGCGAGTACCTGGAAGAGGACGACGACCGCGTGATCGGCGAGGACACCCCGCTGATCACCGGCGGCATCGTCGACTCGTTCTCCATGGTGTCGCTGAAGCGGTTCCTGGAGAAGAAGTACGGCATCCAGATCCCCGACGCCGAGGCGTCGCCCGAGGCCTTCGACACCGTCAACCGCATCGCCGCCCTGGTCGAGCGCTTCAAGAAGAGCTGA